Proteins encoded together in one Sulfitobacter pontiacus window:
- a CDS encoding GntR family transcriptional regulator, protein MTTPRSGPTDAYSMILDAIDVGTYRPGDRLVESELAERFGVSRTPVREALQRLETQSLLARDGRSLIVASLDHNQVAELYVVRGELEGLAARLAARHATAEEVRVLREMVEEDDAFRDNPAALARANRRFHKQIHLASHNRYLVQQLDLVHRSMALMATSSLAVDGRGAIAQDEHDRIVQMIEQRDEDGADEALRTHISVAFMTRLKQEAAQRKDEG, encoded by the coding sequence ATGACGACGCCACGCTCCGGACCCACAGACGCCTATTCCATGATCCTGGACGCGATTGACGTGGGCACCTATCGCCCCGGTGATCGGTTGGTGGAAAGCGAATTGGCCGAACGCTTCGGTGTCTCGAGAACGCCGGTTCGTGAAGCATTACAACGGCTTGAGACGCAATCCTTGCTCGCGCGGGACGGGCGGAGCCTGATCGTTGCATCGTTGGACCACAATCAGGTGGCCGAACTTTACGTCGTACGCGGCGAGTTGGAGGGGTTGGCCGCGCGGCTTGCCGCCCGTCACGCCACCGCTGAAGAAGTCCGTGTATTGCGCGAAATGGTCGAGGAAGACGACGCTTTTCGCGACAATCCAGCGGCGCTGGCGCGTGCGAACCGCCGATTTCACAAACAAATTCATCTCGCGTCGCACAACCGGTATTTGGTGCAGCAACTTGATCTTGTACACCGGTCCATGGCGCTGATGGCGACATCGTCACTGGCCGTGGATGGGCGCGGTGCGATCGCGCAGGATGAACATGACCGCATTGTTCAGATGATCGAACAGCGTGACGAAGATGGTGCGGATGAAGCATTGCGCACGCATATTTCTGTCGCCTTCATGAC
- a CDS encoding pyrimidine 5'-nucleotidase: MPHASFSHVNTWVFDLDNTLYPPSARLFDQIEQRMTHWVMTALNVDEQRADYLRRHYWHTYGTTLAGLMREHDLDPGPYLHEVHEISFDALIPDPLLAARIAALPGRRIIYTNGTAPYAEKVIAARGLSGLFDAIYGVEHASFLPKPERAAYDLIFAADALTPTTAVMFEDDPRNLIAPHDMGMGTVHVAEHPAPAPHIHFHTDDLSAFLAQITG, from the coding sequence ATGCCACACGCCTCTTTCTCTCATGTGAATACGTGGGTCTTTGACCTTGATAACACATTATACCCGCCATCCGCCCGCCTGTTTGACCAGATTGAACAGCGGATGACGCATTGGGTGATGACCGCCTTGAACGTCGATGAGCAGCGCGCGGATTATCTGCGCAGACATTATTGGCACACCTACGGCACCACGCTGGCCGGGCTGATGCGCGAACACGACCTTGATCCCGGCCCCTATCTGCACGAGGTGCACGAGATCTCCTTTGACGCGCTGATCCCGGATCCTTTGCTTGCAGCGCGGATCGCCGCCCTGCCGGGGCGCCGGATCATCTATACCAACGGCACTGCCCCCTACGCCGAAAAAGTCATTGCCGCACGGGGGCTGTCGGGCCTGTTCGATGCTATCTACGGCGTTGAGCACGCGTCATTTTTACCCAAACCCGAACGCGCCGCCTACGACCTGATATTTGCCGCCGACGCATTGACCCCAACCACCGCCGTGATGTTCGAGGACGACCCCCGCAACCTGATCGCCCCGCATGACATGGGGATGGGTACCGTCCATGTGGCCGAACACCCCGCCCCCGCGCCGCATATCCATTTCCACACCGATGATCTTTCGGCTTTTCTTGCACAGATCACGGGCTAA
- a CDS encoding UbiH/UbiF family hydroxylase → MTMACDILISGGGIAGLTAAAAFGTAGFNVVCVDPTPPVTDGAAKGADMRSTAMLQPARRVLEAAGIWAHLEEHAAPLQVMRIVDAGGDGVAPLTSRAFDAADISDQPFGWNFPNWLLRRALLERLEALPNVDFRSGTATTSLFTRTTGARVSLSDGTKISTKLVIAADGRDSPMRDAAGIEVTRQSYGQKALAFAVTHRIPHENVSTEVHRSGGPFTLVPLPDRDGLPCSAVVWMDDGASCLARMALDAGAFSQAATDRSAHVLGPLTLASERAIWPIISQHAARLAAERVALIAEAAHVMPPIGAQGLNMSLQDIATLLELAQKHDADLGSQHMLDAYHKARFGDIQLRLRGIDLLNRASQATTPLACDARAKGLSALYALPPVRRMLMEMGLGMRQG, encoded by the coding sequence ATGACCATGGCATGTGATATCTTGATTTCGGGCGGCGGCATTGCCGGTTTGACGGCGGCAGCGGCTTTCGGCACCGCGGGTTTCAACGTGGTCTGCGTCGACCCCACGCCCCCCGTCACCGATGGTGCGGCGAAGGGGGCCGACATGCGCTCTACCGCGATGCTGCAACCGGCGCGCCGCGTGCTTGAGGCAGCGGGCATCTGGGCCCATCTGGAAGAACACGCGGCACCGTTGCAGGTGATGCGTATTGTGGATGCGGGCGGTGACGGCGTGGCCCCGCTGACCAGCCGCGCCTTTGATGCTGCCGATATCTCGGACCAACCTTTCGGCTGGAACTTCCCGAACTGGCTGTTAAGGCGCGCGCTTCTGGAGCGGTTAGAGGCTTTGCCGAACGTGGATTTCCGCTCCGGCACCGCAACCACAAGCTTGTTCACCCGCACCACCGGCGCACGCGTAAGCCTCAGCGATGGCACGAAAATTTCGACAAAGCTCGTGATTGCCGCAGACGGGCGCGACAGCCCCATGCGCGACGCCGCCGGCATTGAAGTGACCCGCCAAAGCTATGGCCAAAAGGCGCTTGCCTTTGCCGTGACACACCGGATCCCCCATGAAAACGTGTCGACCGAGGTGCACCGCAGCGGGGGCCCCTTCACCCTTGTACCCCTGCCCGATCGCGACGGTCTGCCCTGCTCTGCCGTGGTGTGGATGGATGACGGCGCGTCCTGCCTTGCGCGGATGGCGCTTGACGCAGGTGCGTTTTCCCAAGCCGCGACCGACCGCAGTGCCCACGTGCTTGGCCCGTTGACGCTGGCCTCCGAACGGGCGATCTGGCCGATCATCAGCCAGCATGCCGCGCGCCTCGCGGCTGAACGCGTCGCCCTGATTGCAGAAGCCGCCCATGTGATGCCCCCCATCGGCGCGCAGGGGTTGAACATGTCGCTGCAAGACATCGCAACGCTGCTGGAACTGGCGCAAAAGCATGACGCTGATCTGGGCAGCCAGCACATGCTGGATGCCTATCACAAGGCGCGTTTTGGCGATATTCAACTGCGCTTGCGCGGCATCGACCTCTTGAACCGCGCCAGTCAGGCGACAACGCCGCTGGCCTGCGATGCCCGCGCCAAAGGGCTCAGCGCGCTATATGCCCTGCCCCCCGTACGGCGCATGTTAATGGAGATGGGCTTGGGCATGCGGCAGGGCTGA
- a CDS encoding aminotransferase class V-fold PLP-dependent enzyme, with the protein MPALLNSVDPEGLEEFSVVFTDRSLNHMSAVFQEVMRDISALLKDVYKADAVAVVPGGGTYGMEAVARQFARGAEVLVVRNGWFSYRWSQIIESGDLTGNATVMKAQMQGNSTPAPFAPSPIDDVVKAIETHKPQVVFAPHVETSAGVILPDDYIKQMAEAAHAVGALVVLDCIASGCAWVDMKALGVDVLLSAPQKGWSASPSAGLVMMSERAVARMGETTSDSFAIDLAKWHSIMKAYENGGHAYHATMPTDALRQFRDTMLETKSYGFDRLKEAQWRLGDSVRKMLAERGVTSVAAEGFGAPGVVVSYTADPSVQNGKAFAAEGMQIAAGVPLMCDEPEDFQTFRLGLFGLDKLYDVDATLARLAAVVDKVL; encoded by the coding sequence ATGCCCGCTTTGCTAAATTCAGTTGACCCGGAAGGGCTTGAAGAGTTTTCGGTCGTGTTCACCGACCGGTCCTTGAACCATATGAGCGCCGTGTTCCAAGAGGTCATGCGCGACATCAGCGCTTTGCTCAAGGACGTATACAAGGCCGATGCCGTGGCTGTCGTCCCCGGGGGCGGCACCTACGGGATGGAGGCGGTCGCCCGTCAATTTGCACGGGGGGCCGAGGTGCTGGTCGTGCGCAACGGCTGGTTTTCCTATCGGTGGAGCCAGATCATCGAGAGCGGCGATCTGACCGGCAATGCCACCGTCATGAAGGCGCAGATGCAGGGCAACAGCACGCCCGCGCCCTTCGCCCCAAGCCCGATTGATGACGTTGTCAAAGCCATCGAGACGCATAAGCCGCAGGTGGTTTTCGCACCTCATGTGGAGACCAGTGCGGGGGTGATCCTGCCCGATGACTATATCAAGCAGATGGCAGAAGCGGCCCATGCCGTCGGCGCGCTGGTGGTGCTGGATTGCATCGCGTCGGGCTGCGCATGGGTGGATATGAAGGCGCTTGGCGTCGACGTATTGCTCTCTGCGCCGCAAAAGGGCTGGAGCGCGTCACCCTCTGCCGGGCTGGTCATGATGTCGGAGCGCGCTGTTGCACGCATGGGAGAGACCACATCGGACAGTTTTGCCATCGATCTGGCCAAGTGGCATAGCATTATGAAAGCCTATGAAAATGGTGGCCACGCCTATCACGCGACCATGCCGACCGATGCGCTACGGCAATTCCGCGATACCATGCTTGAGACGAAATCCTACGGGTTTGACCGTCTGAAAGAGGCGCAGTGGCGTCTGGGGGATTCCGTGCGCAAGATGCTGGCGGAGAGGGGCGTTACCTCTGTCGCGGCGGAAGGTTTTGGCGCGCCGGGGGTGGTGGTGAGCTATACTGCGGATCCCTCCGTGCAAAACGGCAAGGCCTTTGCTGCCGAAGGGATGCAGATCGCCGCTGGTGTGCCCTTGATGTGTGACGAGCCGGAGGATTTCCAGACCTTCCGTCTGGGGCTCTTCGGATTGGACAAGCTTTACGACGTGGATGCCACGCTTGCGCGGTTGGCAGCCGTGGTCGATAAGGTACTGTAA
- a CDS encoding Lrp/AsnC family transcriptional regulator — MITLDEVDHRLIRSLARDATQSAGALGRHLGLSQPATWRRIKRLEEAGILRGKRLRLNREALGFGVTVFLGVKLATKGRVSLEDFERAVSAIPEVQTVEHVLGLYDYRLRVVARDLADFERVLRRRIMTLPGAGAVEANVLLSEERLTGPLGL, encoded by the coding sequence ATGATTACGCTCGATGAGGTGGATCACCGGCTGATCCGGTCGCTTGCGCGGGATGCCACTCAAAGCGCCGGTGCCCTGGGGCGTCATCTGGGGCTGTCGCAGCCTGCCACTTGGCGGCGGATCAAACGGTTGGAGGAGGCAGGCATCTTGCGCGGCAAGAGGTTGCGCTTGAACCGGGAGGCATTGGGGTTCGGCGTCACCGTCTTTCTCGGCGTCAAGCTTGCGACCAAAGGGCGGGTTAGCCTAGAGGATTTCGAACGCGCCGTCAGTGCCATCCCCGAGGTCCAAACGGTGGAGCATGTTCTGGGGCTATATGACTACCGTTTACGGGTTGTTGCGCGGGATCTGGCGGATTTCGAACGGGTACTGCGGCGGCGGATCATGACCCTGCCGGGGGCGGGGGCGGTCGAGGCAAATGTGCTTCTAAGCGAGGAACGACTGACCGGACCTTTGGGCCTGTGA
- a CDS encoding Lrp/AsnC family transcriptional regulator, with translation MLDDMDRRLLRHWQADAGLSPAELADLTGLTAGKVSRRITRMQETGIVQGVAAVVDWAALGYTVEVSLRITLDKTQGNAFDRFLEEARQLPEVIEFQTFLGRVDVRLSVIARDMAHYQQIYREGILTLPHIADIEALMHVARIKSEEALPL, from the coding sequence ATGCTTGATGATATGGATCGACGACTTCTGCGCCACTGGCAAGCGGATGCGGGGTTGTCGCCGGCGGAGCTGGCCGACCTTACGGGGCTAACAGCGGGTAAGGTGTCGCGGCGGATCACGCGCATGCAGGAAACCGGGATCGTGCAGGGGGTGGCGGCTGTCGTCGATTGGGCGGCATTGGGCTACACAGTCGAAGTGTCCTTGCGGATCACCTTGGACAAGACGCAGGGCAATGCCTTCGACCGCTTTCTTGAAGAGGCACGCCAGCTGCCTGAGGTGATCGAGTTCCAGACCTTTCTGGGGCGGGTGGATGTGCGCCTATCGGTAATTGCGCGGGATATGGCGCATTATCAGCAGATTTACCGGGAGGGTATTCTGACCTTGCCGCATATTGCCGATATCGAGGCGCTGATGCATGTGGCGCGGATCAAGTCAGAGGAGGCGTTACCGCTATGA
- the ilvC gene encoding ketol-acid reductoisomerase, whose protein sequence is MRVYYDRDCDVNLIKDKKVAILGYGSQGHAHALNLRDSGAKNLVVALREGSASKAKAEGEGLKVMEIAEAAAWADVIMFTMPDELQAETYKKYVHDNIREGAAIAFAHGLNVHFGLIEPKPGVDVIMMAPKGPGHTVRGEYTKGGGVPCLVAVDTDATGKALEIGLSYCSAIGGGRSGIIETNFREECETDLFGEQAVLCGGIVELIRCGFETLVEAGYEPEMAYFECLHETKLIVDLIYEGGIANMDYSISNTAEYGQYVSGPRILPYDETKARMKAVLSDIQSGKFVRDFMLENSVGQPTLKSSRRANDEHQIEVVGGKLREMMPWISAGKMVDKSKN, encoded by the coding sequence ATGCGCGTTTATTACGACCGTGACTGCGATGTGAACCTGATCAAGGACAAGAAAGTCGCCATCCTCGGCTACGGCTCCCAGGGCCACGCCCACGCGCTGAACCTGCGTGATTCCGGTGCGAAAAACCTCGTCGTTGCGCTGCGCGAAGGCTCCGCTTCGAAAGCGAAAGCCGAAGGCGAAGGCCTGAAAGTCATGGAAATCGCCGAAGCAGCAGCTTGGGCCGATGTGATCATGTTCACCATGCCCGACGAACTGCAGGCTGAAACCTACAAGAAATACGTGCACGACAACATCCGCGAAGGCGCTGCAATCGCATTCGCCCACGGGTTGAACGTCCACTTCGGCCTGATCGAACCCAAACCCGGCGTTGATGTGATCATGATGGCCCCCAAAGGCCCGGGCCACACTGTGCGCGGCGAATACACCAAAGGCGGCGGCGTGCCTTGCCTGGTTGCGGTAGACACCGACGCCACCGGCAAAGCGCTGGAAATCGGCCTGTCCTATTGCTCCGCCATCGGTGGCGGCCGGTCCGGCATCATCGAAACCAACTTCCGCGAAGAATGTGAAACCGATCTGTTCGGCGAACAGGCTGTTCTGTGCGGCGGTATCGTTGAACTGATCCGCTGCGGCTTTGAAACACTGGTCGAAGCCGGCTACGAGCCCGAAATGGCCTATTTCGAATGTCTGCACGAAACCAAGCTGATCGTTGACCTGATCTATGAAGGCGGCATCGCCAACATGGACTACTCGATCTCGAACACAGCGGAATACGGCCAATATGTCTCCGGCCCGCGCATCCTGCCCTACGACGAGACCAAAGCGCGCATGAAGGCCGTTCTCAGCGACATCCAGTCGGGCAAATTCGTGCGTGACTTCATGCTGGAAAACTCCGTCGGTCAGCCCACGCTGAAATCCTCGCGTCGCGCCAATGACGAGCATCAGATCGAAGTCGTCGGCGGCAAGCTGCGCGAAATGATGCCCTGGATCTCCGCCGGCAAGATGGTCGACAAATCCAAGAACTGA
- a CDS encoding DMT family transporter yields MPDAPQITKSSWLMILLLAFIWGGTFLVTEIALTEMPPFWIAATRVGFAATVMVVIWALRGFRLFTQSPTRGDIAAVIFIGAASSAVPFSLLAWGQQYVTSGFAGVTMAATALIILPLAHFFVPGEAMSPRKVIGFALGFVGVVILIGTQAFESSGTALETQGRLACLGAAGCYATSSIIMRRLPAVDAIGLATILLIIATCITVPMAIVIEGLPPRPSPSIFAALAFLGLIPTAAANFLRVLVIRSAGPVFMSLVNYQVPLWSVCLGALLLNEPLPPSLLYAMVLILSGVALSQYGAFRRLFTRTRA; encoded by the coding sequence ATGCCGGACGCGCCCCAGATCACCAAATCAAGCTGGCTGATGATCCTGCTGCTTGCCTTCATCTGGGGAGGCACGTTTCTGGTGACCGAAATCGCTTTGACTGAAATGCCACCCTTCTGGATCGCGGCCACACGTGTCGGGTTCGCGGCCACCGTGATGGTGGTAATCTGGGCTCTGCGCGGGTTTCGGCTCTTTACCCAATCCCCCACCCGCGGCGACATCGCGGCCGTGATCTTTATCGGTGCCGCCAGCTCTGCCGTGCCGTTCAGCCTGCTCGCATGGGGTCAGCAATATGTCACCTCGGGCTTCGCGGGGGTGACCATGGCGGCGACGGCGCTGATCATCCTGCCGCTCGCCCATTTCTTCGTTCCGGGCGAAGCGATGAGCCCGCGCAAGGTGATCGGTTTTGCCCTGGGCTTTGTCGGCGTTGTCATCCTGATCGGCACGCAAGCCTTTGAAAGCAGCGGCACCGCGCTTGAAACCCAAGGCCGTCTGGCCTGCCTGGGTGCGGCGGGGTGCTACGCCACCAGCTCGATCATCATGCGCCGCCTGCCCGCGGTGGACGCGATCGGCCTTGCGACCATCCTGCTGATCATTGCCACCTGCATCACCGTTCCCATGGCGATTGTTATCGAAGGTCTACCGCCCCGCCCCTCGCCGTCCATCTTCGCGGCGCTGGCGTTTCTGGGCCTGATCCCCACCGCCGCTGCAAATTTCCTGCGCGTGCTGGTGATCCGCAGCGCAGGCCCGGTGTTTATGTCACTGGTGAACTACCAAGTCCCCCTCTGGTCCGTCTGCCTCGGCGCGCTCTTGTTGAACGAACCGCTGCCGCCATCCCTGCTCTACGCGATGGTGCTGATCCTCTCGGGCGTCGCACTCAGCCAATATGGCGCGTTCCGCCGGCTGTTCACCCGCACGCGCGCCTAG
- the glmM gene encoding phosphoglucosamine mutase, producing the protein MTKLFGTDGIRGKANVHPMTAEVALKIGAAVGRYFSAGRDGVHRVVIGKDTRLSGYMFENALTAGLTSSGMNVLLLGPVPTPAVGLLTRSMRADLGVMISASHNPATDNGIKFFGPDGFKLSDAVEAEIEALIEGGVELNPADKIGRAKRIDDGRFRYVERVKSSFPRQMRLDGLKVVIDCANGAAHRVAPETLWELGAEVIEIGVSPNGFNINENCGSTHPERAAAAVVEHGAHVGICLDGDADRVILIDETGKVGDGDQFMALMASRWAAEDRLANGALVATVMSNLGLEHFLQGKGLRLERTSVGDRYVVERMREGGFNLGGEQSGHIVMTDHATTGDGLMAGLQFLAEMIRSEKTSSELLNNFEPVPQLLKNVRFSAGQVPLEDAQVQGAIAQAEADLAGQGRLLIRKSGTEPLVRVMAEHEDAQLMERAVDSVVDAVTAAVAP; encoded by the coding sequence ATGACAAAATTATTTGGAACAGACGGTATTCGCGGAAAGGCCAATGTGCACCCGATGACAGCCGAGGTCGCCTTGAAAATCGGGGCGGCTGTGGGGCGCTATTTTAGCGCGGGTCGTGACGGTGTGCACCGTGTGGTGATTGGTAAGGACACGCGGTTGTCGGGCTATATGTTCGAAAACGCGCTGACGGCGGGGCTGACGTCCTCGGGGATGAATGTGCTGCTGCTGGGGCCGGTGCCCACGCCTGCGGTCGGGCTGCTGACGCGGTCAATGCGGGCTGATCTGGGGGTCATGATCTCGGCCAGCCACAATCCGGCGACGGACAATGGCATCAAGTTCTTCGGCCCCGACGGGTTCAAGCTGAGCGACGCTGTGGAGGCAGAGATCGAGGCGTTGATCGAAGGCGGCGTGGAGTTGAACCCCGCCGATAAGATTGGCCGTGCCAAGCGGATCGATGACGGGCGGTTCCGCTATGTCGAGCGGGTGAAGTCGTCGTTCCCGCGCCAAATGCGTCTGGACGGGCTGAAGGTCGTGATCGACTGCGCCAATGGGGCCGCACACCGCGTCGCTCCCGAAACCCTATGGGAACTGGGGGCCGAGGTGATCGAGATTGGCGTGTCGCCGAACGGTTTCAACATCAACGAGAATTGCGGCTCGACCCACCCCGAACGCGCCGCAGCGGCGGTGGTAGAGCACGGTGCCCACGTGGGCATATGTCTGGATGGCGACGCGGACCGCGTGATCCTGATTGACGAAACCGGCAAGGTCGGTGACGGGGATCAATTCATGGCCCTTATGGCGTCCCGTTGGGCGGCCGAAGACCGGCTGGCCAATGGCGCCCTAGTTGCCACCGTGATGAGCAACCTTGGCCTTGAACACTTCTTGCAGGGCAAGGGGCTACGGCTTGAGCGGACGTCCGTCGGCGACCGCTATGTGGTCGAGCGGATGCGCGAAGGCGGGTTCAATCTGGGCGGCGAGCAATCGGGCCATATCGTCATGACCGACCACGCCACCACGGGTGACGGTCTGATGGCGGGGCTGCAGTTTCTGGCAGAGATGATCCGGTCGGAGAAGACCTCCTCCGAGCTGCTGAATAACTTTGAACCCGTGCCGCAACTGCTTAAGAACGTGAGGTTTTCTGCCGGTCAGGTGCCGTTGGAAGACGCGCAGGTGCAAGGGGCCATCGCACAGGCCGAGGCCGATCTGGCCGGTCAGGGGCGTTTGCTGATCCGCAAATCCGGCACCGAGCCGCTGGTGCGTGTGATGGCAGAACATGAAGACGCGCAGCTGATGGAACGCGCGGTCGATTCCGTCGTGGATGCGGTCACGGCGGCTGTCGCACCTTAA
- the folP gene encoding dihydropteroate synthase: MTDYFRPLVQIGPARPDTALPLAGGWGWFTHAEVLSRSTPPRVVPAADIPASVMARLTAPRPAMAGLTLDRPRIMGILNTTPDSFSDGGQHNAVPDALRVAQKMVAAGADILDIGGESTRPGADFVPVSEEITRTAPVIAALRGAGLQTPISIDTRKAAVAEAAVSAGANLVNDVSGFTFDPALGPLCQKMALPVCVMHAQGDPATMHLDPQYDNVLLDVFDALERQISMLEASGIPRGAILADPGIGFGKTQDHNLALLARLSLFHALGTPILLGVSRKRFIGTIGNAPQARDRAPGSIAVALAGLGQGVQMIRVHDVDDTRQAVALWHAAYFGSIL, encoded by the coding sequence ATGACCGATTATTTCCGACCTCTCGTCCAGATCGGCCCCGCGCGGCCTGATACTGCGCTGCCTCTCGCGGGGGGGTGGGGCTGGTTCACCCATGCCGAGGTCTTGTCGCGCAGCACGCCGCCCCGTGTTGTGCCCGCGGCCGATATCCCGGCAAGCGTGATGGCACGGCTGACCGCGCCCAGACCCGCGATGGCAGGGCTGACGCTGGACCGCCCGCGCATCATGGGCATTTTGAACACGACGCCCGATAGTTTCTCGGACGGGGGGCAGCATAATGCCGTGCCCGATGCGCTGCGCGTCGCACAAAAGATGGTGGCCGCCGGCGCGGATATTCTGGACATTGGCGGTGAGTCCACGCGCCCCGGCGCGGATTTTGTGCCCGTCTCCGAAGAGATCACGCGCACCGCTCCCGTCATTGCCGCGTTGCGGGGGGCGGGGCTGCAAACGCCGATCTCTATCGATACCCGCAAGGCCGCCGTGGCCGAGGCCGCGGTGAGCGCTGGTGCCAATCTGGTAAACGACGTGTCGGGCTTCACCTTTGATCCCGCCCTCGGGCCCCTGTGTCAAAAAATGGCGCTTCCAGTCTGCGTTATGCATGCCCAAGGCGATCCCGCGACCATGCATCTGGACCCACAGTATGATAACGTGCTGCTTGATGTTTTTGACGCGCTGGAGCGGCAGATCAGCATGCTGGAGGCATCAGGCATCCCGCGGGGGGCCATTCTGGCGGACCCGGGCATCGGGTTTGGCAAGACGCAGGATCACAATCTGGCTCTGCTGGCGCGGCTGAGCCTGTTTCACGCTTTGGGGACGCCTATCCTGCTGGGCGTGTCGCGCAAACGGTTCATCGGAACGATCGGCAACGCGCCGCAGGCACGGGACCGCGCGCCGGGGTCGATCGCCGTGGCGCTTGCAGGATTGGGGCAGGGTGTGCAAATGATCCGTGTGCATGACGTGGACGACACCCGCCAAGCGGTCGCTCTGTGGCATGCCGCATATTTTGGGAGCATTTTATGA
- a CDS encoding dihydroneopterin aldolase — protein MTSDTRLAFAHPSERAAATAGPEPLDRISLRDHIVEVEIGAFQAERGVTQRICFNVVVEVQPLTGPVDDDVDRILSYDRVTEAIAYELSDERLNLLETLAERVADRILLERQAMRVFVRIEKLDRGPGALGVEIVRARDDTPDSQAEAREVPHPELVYLSNDAIASPHLAGWLDQLHQMGRPLILCVGASDTAAPQVGHKMAQRRIDLLAIEQNAWVLAAKDDRCVVVATRTELDWAMKNGQTSVWAPSKIVLDSVDTPSAQPRDAVALAAWFAASFDATEMLVIGADLPADASVPLRAVAVDQGSL, from the coding sequence ATGACAAGTGACACGCGGCTTGCCTTTGCGCACCCGTCCGAACGCGCTGCTGCGACGGCGGGGCCTGAACCTCTGGACCGGATTTCCCTACGCGATCATATCGTTGAGGTCGAGATCGGTGCCTTTCAGGCCGAACGTGGCGTAACGCAGCGCATCTGTTTCAATGTCGTCGTCGAGGTGCAGCCGCTGACCGGCCCCGTGGACGACGATGTGGACCGTATCCTGTCCTACGACCGCGTGACCGAAGCGATCGCCTACGAGCTGTCGGACGAACGGCTGAACCTGCTCGAGACGCTGGCCGAACGGGTCGCGGATCGTATCCTGCTGGAACGGCAAGCGATGCGGGTGTTTGTGCGCATCGAAAAGCTGGACCGTGGCCCCGGTGCTTTGGGTGTCGAGATCGTGCGCGCCCGCGATGATACCCCCGACAGTCAGGCCGAGGCGCGCGAGGTGCCACACCCCGAGCTGGTCTATCTGAGCAATGATGCCATCGCCTCGCCGCATCTGGCGGGGTGGCTGGACCAGTTGCACCAGATGGGGCGGCCCCTGATCCTATGTGTCGGCGCTTCGGACACCGCCGCGCCGCAGGTCGGGCATAAAATGGCGCAGCGCCGCATTGATCTGCTGGCGATTGAACAGAACGCCTGGGTGCTGGCCGCAAAGGATGATCGCTGTGTTGTGGTGGCGACGCGGACAGAGCTGGATTGGGCAATGAAGAACGGTCAGACGAGCGTTTGGGCCCCGTCGAAGATCGTGCTTGATAGCGTGGATACGCCCTCGGCGCAGCCGCGCGATGCAGTGGCCTTGGCCGCGTGGTTCGCCGCCAGCTTCGACGCGACAGAGATGTTGGTGATCGGGGCGGACCTGCCGGCTGACGCCTCTGTTCCGCTGCGCGCCGTAGCGGTAGACCAAGGCAGTCTGTGA
- a CDS encoding cell wall hydrolase, whose protein sequence is MRSFQKFSSCALLALSLLAPAVASASPQQAKALADIEAKGLRSVGSERLESMIASNNASEVEFTRAWLAEQPKASGGEQWRCLAEALYFEARGETVKGQFAVAEVIMNRVKSAQFPGSLCSVINQGTGRKYQCQFTYTCDGNAEVISEPRAYAQVGKVARAVLDGKAPSLTGGATYYHTTAVSPRWSRVFTRTTKIGVHMFYRDGVQTASN, encoded by the coding sequence ATGCGTTCTTTTCAGAAATTCTCGTCCTGCGCCCTGCTGGCGCTGTCTTTGCTTGCTCCTGCCGTGGCGTCCGCCAGCCCGCAACAGGCCAAAGCACTGGCTGACATCGAAGCCAAAGGGCTGCGCTCTGTCGGGTCGGAACGTCTGGAAAGCATGATCGCATCGAACAACGCAAGCGAGGTGGAGTTCACCCGCGCATGGCTGGCCGAACAGCCGAAAGCATCGGGCGGCGAACAATGGCGCTGTCTGGCAGAGGCGCTGTACTTTGAAGCGCGCGGCGAGACGGTGAAGGGCCAGTTCGCTGTGGCCGAAGTGATCATGAACCGTGTGAAATCCGCGCAGTTTCCCGGGTCTTTGTGCAGCGTGATCAATCAGGGAACGGGTCGTAAATATCAGTGCCAGTTCACCTACACCTGCGATGGCAATGCCGAAGTGATATCAGAGCCGCGCGCCTATGCGCAGGTCGGCAAGGTCGCGCGGGCGGTGCTGGACGGCAAGGCACCATCGCTGACAGGGGGGGCGACGTATTATCATACCACCGCCGTGAGCCCCCGTTGGTCGCGCGTCTTTACCCGCACCACCAAGATCGGCGTGCACATGTTCTATCGTGACGGCGTTCAGACTGCGTCGAACTAA